AGTATATAATATGcctaatagagaatttaaagtaatattcaTATGGATACTCCCTGGGCTTgaaaaaagagtagaagacatcaaaaagactcttaacaaaaggacacacacacacacaagagcaatcaggaataaaagatatatgaaattaaaaacacacttgATAGAATAAATAGCACGCTGGAAGAAGCAATCAAGCTGagcaagtgaaaagaaaaaacttctgCAAATTGAGAATAAACTTAGGAAACTCAGTTACTCCACCAAGCATAacaacattcacattatagggatcccagaagaacagagagaaaaggcagtaaatttgtttgaagaaataagagctgaaaacttccctaatctggggaaggaagcagataCCCCGATTGAGGAAGCACAGAAAtctcccaacaaaatcaacccaataATATCTACACCAAgacacacagtaattaaaatggcaagaagtcgtaacaaagaaaaactttaaagtagcaagaaaaagaagatagttacatacaagggaaactccataaagcaatcaatagatttttttcaggACAAACATTACAGGACAGgaaagagtggcatgatatattcaaaatgctgaaagggaaaaatctgcaggCAGGAGCACTGTATCCAGctagactatcattcagaatagagataaagagtttctcagacaaaaactaaaggagttcatgaccacctaaccagccctacaagaaattaATTCAAGGGAACtatttgagtggaaagaaaagactgTAAGTATGAAAAGAAGGTATCACAAAAGTagttttttatacttaaaaataagaatacctgtaaaaatcagtcaaggaactcacaaaataaaaggatgttaACAAATGACACcgtatacctaaaacatgggggGCATGTGGAAGGAGAAGAATGGATTCAAACATAAACATTACCTTCACACAGAGTGATAAATGCAGATGATGTTATACAACTAATGGTAACCataaatcaaaaaccagtaatagatattcaaagaataaaaataaccaaaatatatcaCCAAAGCCAGCAAATAATGAAAGACATCAAGAAAGGATCAGAGCAAATCTACAAGAAAACatgtaataaaatggcaataaatacctatcaataattattttgaatgtaaatggactaattactccaatcaaaagacatagggtgacagactaaattaaaaacaccaagaacctgggatccctgggtggcgcagcggtttggcgcctgcctttggcccagggcgcgatcctggagacccgggatcgggtcccacgtcgggctcccggtgcatggagcctgcttctccctctgcctgtgtctctgcctctctctctctctgtaactatcataaataaataaaaattaaaaaaaaaaaaaaaaaaaaaaaacaccaagaacCATCTATATACCTAccacctacaagagactcatttcagacctaaagacactgCAGATTCAaagtgaagggaaaaagaaacatttgtcaTGCAAATGgcttcaaaagaaagctggagtggcaaTAATTACATTAGAcaaaagagactttatttttttttctttttaagattttattttatttattcaagagagacacacagagcgagagagagagagagagagaggcagaaacacaggcagagggagaagcaggctccatgcagggagcccgatatgggactcgatcccaggtctccaggatcatgccctgggctgaaggtggcgctaaactactgagccactggggctgcccacaaaacagattttaaagcaaagactaaCAAATGACTaaaaaaggacattatataatggTAAAGGACACAATCCAACCAGAAGATATAACAGTTTTAGGTAATTATGCACTCAATATAGGATCactcaaatacacaaaacagttaataacaaacataaaggaactaatcaatagtaatatagtaatagtagggactttaacactccatttAAATTGATGGACaataatccaaacagaaaaacaaggaaacagtggctttgaatgacacagtggAACACATAGGTTCagcaaatatattcagaacattccatcctaaaacagcagaatacacattctttccaagtgcacatgaaacattctccagaacagatcacatactaggCCACAAATCTCatcaaattcaaaaagatcaaagttataccatgcatcttttctgaccacaacatgATTACAAAAAGTCAACTccaagaaaaaatctgaaaaaaccACAAATACGCGGAAAGTGAATAACAAGTActacaaaacaatgaataaatcaaccaagaaatcaaagaagaaaacaaaaagtacatggaaacaaatgaaaatgaaaacataaatccgggatccctgggtggctcagaggtttggtgcttgccttcagcccagggcgtggatcctggagtcctgggatcaagtcccacatcaggctccctgcatggaggctgcttctccctctgcacctctcataaataaataaaatcttaaaaaaaaaaaaaaaaatccgggatccctgggtggtgcagtggtttagcgcctgcctttggcccagggcgcgatcctggagacccaggattgaatcccacgtcaggctcccggtgcgtggagcctgcttctccctctgcctgtgtctctgcccctctctctctctctctatcataaataaatttaaaaaaaaaattttttaaaaatccaaaaatcttgaggatgtagcaaaagtggttctaagagggaagtttacagAAATACAGGtgtacctcaagaaacaagaaaatctgCAATGTAACCTTATATCTAAAGGACCTAGAAAAATAAAGcccaaaacaagcaaaagaaaataatgaagattaaaacagaaaagttaaagaaactaaaaaacaaaaaaaacacaatagaacagatcaatgaaaccaagatgtgattcttttaaattatcaaaactaGGCGCCTGGGAGGGCTcggtggttgaacgtctgcctttggctcagggtgtgatcccgcagtcccaagatcaagtcccacatcgggctccctgcatggagcctgcttctctctctgcctctgcttctctctgtctctctctcatgaataaataaataaagtcttaaaaaaaaaaaaactgctgtctaccaaaaaactcattaaaaaaaaggggggggagagggggagagaggactcaaacaaaatcacaagtgaaagaggagaaacaacaaacaccaccacagaaatataaacaattttaacaatattgtgaAAAATTACCTGCCAACAAAATGGacatctaaaagaaatggataggggatgcctgggtggctcagtggttgagcacctgcctttggcctagggcgtgatcctggagtcccgggatcaagtcccacatcgggtttcctgcatggagcctgcttctctctctgcctgtgtctctgcctctctctctctgtcatgaataaataaataaaatctttaaaaagaaaagaaaagaaaagaaatggataaactcctagaaatatataacctacctaaactgaagcaggaagaaatagaaaatatgaacagactaattaccagcaatgaaacggaatcagtaatcaaaaaactcccaataaacaaaagtacatgaccagatggcttcacaggagaattctaccaaacattcaaagaagagctaatacctattcttctccaACTACTAcaagtagaagaagaaaataaacttccaaattcaaattcattctaagaggccagcattaccctgatagtAAAAGTAGATAAAGACACCACTGAAGGAAGAGaactactggggatccctgggtagttcagtggtttagcgcctgccttcagcccagggcataatcctggagtcccaggatcgagtcccacattgggcttcctgcatggagcctgcttatccatctgcctgtgtctctgcttctctctcactctctgtggctcttatgaataaataaataaaatctttaggaaaaaaaaaaagagagagaactacaggTCACTGTCTCTGAcgaacatacatgcaaaaatcttcaacaaaataccagcaaactgaatccaacacattaaaaaaaaaaatcattcaagtgggatttattactAGGTTGCAAGAGTGGCTCAATacttaaaaatcaatgtgatagaccacatcaataagaaaggataaaaaccatacaatcatttcaatagatacagaaaaagcatttgtcaaagtACAATACCTATTCatgattcatgataaaaaccctcaacaaagaggTTTAAAagagaacatatctcaacataatagaGGCCTTACCTGAAAAACCCCCAGTCAACATCATTATCAATGGGGGAAAATTAAGcacttttcccctaaggtcaggaacaagacaaggatgtccaatCTAACCACTGTTATTCAACGCAGTCCTGGAAATCTTAATTACagaaataagacaacaaaaagaaatgaaaggcatccaaatcggtAAAGAAGTAAACTTTCACTATCAGCAGATGATGTGATACCATGTATTATAGACTCCActaaaaagctactagaactgagggatgcctgggtggctcagcagttgaatgtctgcctttggctcaggtcatgatcccacagtcctagaatcgagtcctacatggggctccccacagcgagcctgcttctccttccgcccatgtctctacccctctgtttctcatgaataaataaaattgtaaaaaaaaaaaaaaaaaagcttcctttcGGCCAGAACCGCCATCTTCCAGTAATTCGccaaaatgaccaacacaaagggaaagaggagaggtacccgctatatgttctctaggccttttagaaaacatggagttgttcctttggccacatacaTGCGAATCTATAAGAAAGGTGATACTGTGGACATCAAGGGAATGGGCGCTGTTCAAAAAGGAATGCCCCACAAATGTtaccatggcaaaactggaagGGTCTACAATGTTACTCAGCATGCTGttggcattgttgtaaacaaacaagggcaagattcttgccaagagaattaatgtcCTCATTGAGCATATTAAACACTCAAGGAGCCGAGATAGCTTCCTGAAGcgtgtgaaggaaaatgatcagaaaaagaagaagccaaagagaaaggtacttgGGTCCAACTGAAGCgccagcctgccccacccagaAGCACACTTTGTGAGAACCAATGGAAAGGAGCCTGAACTGCTGGAACCCGTTCCCTATGAATTCATGACATGATaactgtaaagaaaatgaaagacctcaggattgtaaaaaaaaaaaaaaaaaaaaaaaatactggaacagataaatgaattcactaaagtcaagaaaacaaaatcaatatgcagagaaatatattgcatttctataaactaatatatatgaaacagcaaaaataaaaattaagaaaacaatcccatttccaactgcaccaaaaatatcTAGGGATAAACTTAagagatgaaaattaaaacaatggtgAAAGAAATTAcagacaacaggaaaaaaaagacagctcacagactggaagaacaaatattgttaaaatgttaacaCCACCCAAAGCtacctacacatttaatgcaatctctatcaagatACCAACAGCATCTTTCACAAAGgccagaacaaataatcctaaaatttgtatgcatccacaaaagaccttgaatagccaaaacaatcttggaaaagaccagaaaaaaacTAAAGGCATAAACAActccagacttcaaattatattacagtGTAGTAATCAAAAGCTTAGTactaaggacacctgggtggctcaatggtttagtgcgcctgcttttggcccagggcgtgatcctggagtcccgggatcgagtccaacatcgggctccctgcatggagcctgcttctccctctgcctatgtctctgcctttctctctctgtgtctcttatgaataaatgaatttttaaaaaaaaattaaaaagtactagcacaaagacacatagatcaacagaagggaatagaaaacccaaatataGTTAATCTccaatgaaggaggaaagaatatgcagggagaaaaagatggtctcttcaacaaatagtgttgggaaacccaaatagctacatgcaaaagaaggaaactggaccacttccttacatgatacattaaaataaattcaaaatggatcaaaaaactaaatgtgaaatccgaaaccataaaaaaatcctagaagagaacacatgaagtaatttctctgacactggccatagcAACCTTTTCCTAGACGGATCtcctgagaaaagagaaataaaagcaaaaataaactactgggactacaacaatataaaaagcttctgcagtgaaggaaacaataaaaaactaaaaggtaacctactgaatagaagagatttgcaaatgacatatccaaaatacagaaaacctTCATAtgacacccccccaaaaaaaataatacaatttttaaaaagaggggtgcctgggtgctcagtcagttaaccattaGCCTTCAGCTCAAGatatcatcccagggtcctgggattgggttctgcattgggcttcccactccccagggagtctgcttctctctctccctctgtccctcccacttgtgcacacatCTGCATACTCTATCGAatgaataaaacctaaaaaaaaaaaaaaaaagttaaaggaaaaaaaacaaaaacactaattcaagggAACACCCACATCCCTATATTTATTGCCGCATTATTTACAAAAGGTAAATTATGGAAGCtgcccaagtgtctattgatagtTAAATAGATAAAGGTGCGGCATATACTTATAAAATGGAGTATcactaagccataaaaaagaatgaaatcttgccatttgcaacaacgtggatggagctaaatATAatgtgtagggcagcccaggtggcttagcggtttagcaccgccttcagcccagggtgtgatcctggagacccgggatcgagtcccgcattgggctccttgcgtggagcctgcttctccctctacctgtgtgtctgcctctctcatgaattaagtaaataaaatctaaaaaaaaaaagaaaaaaatatataatgtgtagtgaaataagtcaaagacaaatataccatatgatttcactcatgtggaatttaggaaacaaaacaaatgagcaatggaaaaaaagagagacaaacagacttaactacagagaacaaactgatggttaccagaggggaagtgggagaggggatagctgaaataggtgatggggattttttttttctttttggtgattGGGATTAAAGACATatagttatcatgatgagcagtgtataatcactgtattgtacacctgcaactaatataacactgtgctaacaataatggaattaaaatttttaaaaaatggggatccctgggtggcgcagcggtttggcgcctgcctttggcccagggcgcgatccgggagaccctggatcgaatcccacgtcgggctcccggtgcatggagcctgcttctccctctgcctgtgtctctgcctctctctctctctgtgtgactatcataaataaataaaaattaaaaaaaaaatttttttttaaatgtttaaagcattaaaatggtaaatttttttacatgtattttacaatttaaaacatCGACTGTGGATTTCTCCCAAAGCTGTTGCCCGGGACAGGCGGCTCCTGGCCCTGTGACTCCGGGGGCACCCTTTGAACCATCACAGCCCCCAGTCATTGAGGGCTTTAGCCCCAGTATCTGCAGCACTCCAGAAAGCTTCAAGGAAAAATTCCTTCGGAAGACCCACGAGAACCCAATGGTATCCATAGGCTGCCTGGGCACGGCGGCCGCCCTAACCTACGGCCTCTACTGCTTCCACCAGGGTCAGAGCCACCGCTTGCAGCTTATGATGCGCACCCGGATCGCTGCCCAGGGCTTCACGGTCGCAGCCATCTTGTTGAGTCTGGCTGCATCTACGATGAAGTCTCGATCCTGAGTCCGAGACCACCTGGCCTTGAAAGTCACAGAGATCACTCCCAGCCCCAAGAGCAACCACCGGTCCTGCCACCTGACTTATTCCCCGGTCTCCCCTGACAAGCCCCTGTTTCAGCGGGGGAGGAAGTGGCCAATTCTGTAACTGATAGGTTTTTCCAGGAATCTCAGATTTGGTTGAGTTTGGGTGTCGCATACTATAATTGTGCCCCCACTTTCTTCACTTCTTACTTTATAAACTAAAATCAACTGTGGAACATACTCAATGGGTGAAGTATATGGCATGTGAACTGTATCTCAATTAAACTGTATAAAATACACTCTCATGTCAAAATTGTGATTTTGAAATTGTGATTTGAAATTACCGAATTATCGGAAAATTATTCCAAGTGACCTTAGTATGACAGTATTCAGTATACATCCTTAAAggatatattgtttttttaagagtttagtcatttttttttaagattttatttatttattcatgagagagacagagagaaaggcagagacacagagagaggcagagggagaagcaggctccatgcagggagcccagtgtgggactcgatcctgggactcttcgatcacaccctgagctgacagcagatgctcaactgctgagccacccaggcatccctttacaggatatattttaaaagtaaagaactGTAGGGGTTAACtatagtcagttaagcttccaactcctgatttcagctcaggtcatgatcttatggttgtgggatcaagtcccgcatcacaCTCTACAACTAGTATGGAGTCCGCTTCAGactctctaataaacaaaatattttttaataactatatAAGAACTATAAGCAATCAATCTTCATTCAGGACTAACAAACACCTGAGAAAAACAGGGGGACTAGAACTGTAatcataaatacttttaaaaagcaaagaaggaatACAGCAGAATTGAGGCACAGAGCCTCCATTCTCTTCCCCAAATTCATAAATTTAAGAGATATGAAGTAGTTTATGACAATAATAATGCACAACAGGCAAGATGGCATTAAAATGAacacttttcttcctccttttaaaaaataaattccaggcagccccagtggcgcagcggtttagcgccgcctgcagcccagggcatgatcctggagaccctggatcgagttccacgttgggctccctgcatggagcctgcttctccctctgcctgtgtctctgcctctctgtgtgtctctatgaataaataaataaaatctttttaaaaataaataaattaattaattaattaattcctgggcagcccgggtggctcagtggtttagcactgccttcagcccagggcatgatcctggcgacccagaattgagtcccacgttgggttccctgcatggagcctgcttctccctctgcctgtatctctgcctctctctctgtctctctcatggataaatactctttaaaaatttatttatttatttatttatttatttatttattattcccaCAAGTTACAATGTTAACACATAATAGAAAAACCAACTCCACAGCCTATTTTGCTTCCAAATATCTCATTAAAGACTATATTAAGATAGCTGAACAGCAATtattaaagaataatatatagaagcacaaa
The Canis lupus dingo isolate Sandy chromosome 10, ASM325472v2, whole genome shotgun sequence genome window above contains:
- the LOC125755935 gene encoding HIG1 domain family member 2A-like, coding for MVNFFTCILQFKTSTVDFSQSCCPGQAAPGPVTPGAPFEPSQPPVIEGFSPSICSTPESFKEKFLRKTHENPMVSIGCLGTAAALTYGLYCFHQGQSHRLQLMMRTRIAAQGFTVAAILLSLAASTMKSRS